A segment of the Phycisphaerales bacterium genome:
GTGCAATCCGCTCATGTCGGCCCGCGCGACGCCGGCCTTGGTGCGCAGCGGGCAGAGGTAGCCCTGCACGATCAGTTCGCGCACGCCGACTTCGTAGCAGATGTGGTTGAGGATGTTGTCCGGCCCGCAGATCATGCCCGTCTTGAGGCGGAACGGCGTGGCCGTCAAGCCGACGACCCGCACCTCGGGATTGACGGCTTTGGCGTCGGCGATGAAGGTGCGATACATCCCGTCGCCTTCGGCCGGGATCATGTGGGCTTCGTCCACGATGATGAGATTGACGGGGCCGAGATTGCAGGCCCGTTGATAGATGCTCTGAATCCCGGCGATGGTGACGGCGCAATCCAGTTCGCGGCGCTTCAGAGAGGCGGAGTACAAGCCGACGGGCAGATCGGGTGCGATGCTGCGGAGTTTGTCGAGCGCCTGCTCAAGGAGTTCCTTGACATGCGCCAAGATCAGCACTCGTCCGTTCCACAGGCTCACGGCGTCGCGACAGATCGTCGCCATCACGGGCGTCTTGCCGCCAGCGGTCGGGATCACGATGCAAGGGTTGTCATCGCGGATGCGCAGGTGGTGATACACCGCCTCGACGGCCTCGCGCTGATACGGCCGCAACTCCATCACGCCAGCGCCTCCTGCGCGGCGCGGACCGAGGCGGACAGGGCCGGCAGATCTTCGGCAGCAAGACAGATCATGCATTTGGATCGGCGGCGACGGAAGAGGACCACCGGTACGCGTGAACCCGCGGACTTCTGGAGCCGTTTCCATACAGTCCAGAACTGCGGGCACGGCGCCTGGAGTTCCTCGGCATGCACGCCAGGAAGGCATGCATCACGATCATCGAGCGCCAGCGACGCCGCCGCGTCGCGCGAAGTGGTGGACACCTCGCGCAACACGGCAGAGCCGTTCGAACTGGTGGCGGTTGCGGGCGTCATTTCCTCGCCCACGGAGGTGTGCTGCCGGGTCCGTTCACGACTGGGGCGCCAGCGGCGCCCGGACCGGAGTCGCGCTTCGAGTAGGACTTGACCACGTTTGTCAGTTCGCCCGTGTCATCGCGCTTCTTCAAACCGACGGTGACCATCAGCGGGAGGTTGTGCAGTTCCGCCGAGTCCTTGGGCGCCATGACGCCGACCGCGTGGCAGACGGCCGAGAGCGTGCCCTTGGCGATCTCGACGGTCTGCTGGTTGGAATGCTTGATGACGAGGCGGTCCCAGACCTTGCGCCCCTTGTGGGGACCGTCGAGAATGTCCAGTTCAAACTGGAGGTATTCGCCCTTCCCATTGCGGGTAGGCTTCATCTCCGAGGCTGTGATGATCGCCAGGTACTTCCCGGCGGGAATGGGATCAAAACCGGGGTTTGGATCAACTTCGTTCGCGTCGAATCCGTTGAGATTGGCCATGATGGGTCAGTTTCCTTTCGGTTCAGAAGAAGTGGGTGATTCGGCAGAGATGAGCGGGTTCTCGCCGCGCACAAACGCGGCGTAAATGCGGTAATCGAGCGGGATCTCGTCGGGGAGATTGAGGCGGTTCTTGGCGACGTGCGCCGGCCGCTCGGTCGTGCGGATGATGCGCTCGCCCGTGCCGATGCCCTGCGTGCGCTTGCGGTCGAAGCCTTCACTCGTCGTCTTCGTGAGCACGCGGTAGGTCGCGAAGAAGACCTCGTCGCACCACTCCTGGATCAGCGCCGACGCCTGCTTCTGGAGGCGCGGCACATAGCGGTCGTAGGAATCGGTTTCGGGATTGTTGAACTTCTCGATGGCCGCGTGTGCGATGAGAATCACCGACATGCCGCGGTGCGCTCGCAGCGCGTCGAGCCCGGCGAGCACTTCGCGCCATTGAGTCAGGGCGAAGACGTAGCCCTTCGCGTAGCCGATGTCTTCGATCGACTCGACGCCGCGCTGGGCGCAGACCTCGGCGAAGATGAGCCGCTCGAGCCAGTCGAGCGAGTCGATGACGATGGTCAGGTACTCATGCGGCTCGGAGTAGAGGACGGCGAGCGAGTTGAGCACTGCTCTGTACTCTTTCGCGAGTGGAAATCGATCGACGCCGAGGTCGTTGACACCCTCTTCAGTCTGAATGAAGATCGGTTTCTCAGCCATAGCCGCGAAGGTGCTCTTGCCCACGCCGTGGACCCCGAACAGGCCCGTGCGTCGTGGCAGGACGGCCCGACCCTTCTGGATGCTCTGGATTGATGTCATGCGATAAAGACTCCTTTGGATGGGGTTCAGGTGGCGGCGCCGGCAGTGGGGGTGGTCGCGACGCGCGAGTTGATGGGCTGCGAAGTGCGGCGGACCTCGAACGCGTCCTCGCCGAATTCGCGGGTGATGAACGCGGTGAACACGCGCACGATGGCGTCGCCGGCGGCGGTCCGCCCGTCGATCAGAATGACGCGGTGGGGAGCGTCGACGTGGTACGCGACTTCCATCCGCACGCGGGCTTCACCGAACAGGCCTTCGCCGGCGAGAATGGACAAGTGGAGCGTGGCCTCGACCTCGGTCAGATCGACGCCGGCTCGGAATGAGAATCGAAACACGGTGTCGGACATGGGCGTTGCCTCCTGTTGTGGTCCGCCAAACGGCAGGCTGACTGCGCGCGTGGGGGGGTATGGGTTACCTATGCCGTGTGCTAGCGCGTTGCGCGCTCATTGCCCGGAAAGTCGCGGATCTTCGAATTTGCCGCGGATGCGGAGCAGCTCGTTGCCGACCTGGCGGCGGGAGAACGGGAAACCGAGCCGCTCGCTCCATTCGCGGGCGGCGCTGGCCACGCCGTGCTGAGCGACATGCAGGAGGATTTCCCGCTCTTCAGCCGTGAGGCGACTGAGGCCTTCGCGGACCCATTCCTGTTGGAGGAGCAGTTCGAGAGGAGTGAGGCCGTGACAGAAGGTGTGGCGTCGGCCATCGCACTCGCTCAAAATGGCGCTCAGCGAGATTTCATCGCCGCCGCACTCGATCTTCGTGCGCTCGATCGAAACGGTGGGTCGGCCGTTCCACCGCTTCTGGCGGTGCCGGTGGCGCAGTTCCATGCCGATCCAGCTCTTCAGCGCGGTGTTGACGAACGCTTCGATGCTGCCCCGATCCGGGTCGTAGAGGTGGGACTTGCGCCACACGTAGATGTGCATTTCCTGCTCGCATTCGTCGAGGTCCGACTTCGAGAAGTCGGAGCGGCGGCACAGCTGGCGGGCCTTGGATTTGATGAGTTCAGCGGTGGATGGGTGATTGACGACGTCATGGCGGGTGGCCATCGGATTGCTCCGAGGCCGATCGCAGTGCTCCCAGTTCAGTCGCCGTCACGCACGAGGAACCGCGCCGCGACAACATGCCGCGAGAAAACGCAGGTGCGTCCGATGACTGGCTGGTTATGAGCCAACCGGCCTCGGACGCAGCCCGTGCTGTCGCGGCTTTGGAGGGTTGAGCATCGCGGCGGCGATGCCGCCGCGTGCTCTAAGTGACGTTAATGCCGCTATTTGCCGTACTGCGACATTTTCTTTCCCCTGTCGCGAGGTTGCGACGCGACAGTTCTGCCGACTGAAGGCGTGTCTAGAGTCTCGCGGAGTTCACCCGCCTCTTGAGCCTGTTTGACCTTGCGTGCAACTGTCGCAGGATGGATCTTGAAGCCCTCGGCTTTCAGGGCTTCAGCAGTTTGTCGCACCGTTCCATGTGCTTGGTAGGCGGCAACGATCGCTTCGTCGGTGAGCGAAGCGGATTTCTCTGCCTTCACATGGCGCCGAACCACGGAGTTCAGTTCGCGATCAGTCAAAGTGAGACCACCGATGGTGTGAGCGAGCCGATTCGCCTCAGCCACCGTTTCAACCATCGCGACGAGATCCAACTCGATTCCATTGCTCGACAGGGTCGCCACCCTCGTGAGCGGAATCACAGCCGGAACGAGGCCCGGCCACAGGCAGCGTTCGGGAATGAGGTGGGGCACCAGCACGATGTCGCGGCCGTGCGTGCCGACGTGGCACACGACCGACGATGCATCATCATCGATGAGACGGGTGGCGAAGAGCACTTGGCGAGTGCCGTCCTTCCACTTCGTCCGCCCCAGCCGCCAGAGTCGGCCCGGCACCATTGCCTTGGCGCCGTGCAGGCCGATTGACACCGCGATGAGACTGGCCAGCGCCTCGACATCGACCTGCCAACCGCAGCACATCTCGGCCGTCACCTCGACGCGCAGCGATTCGGGGCACGGGATGAAGTAGCGCCGCCTGCCATCTGACTCCTCGAACACGGTCACGGTTTCCGTGTGCGCGTCGAGGCAATTGGGGCACGGCGCCATGAGCCCGCCCGAGGACGGCCGGAGCAGTCGGAGCCGCCGGAACTGATCCAGAGTACCCGGAGGCCAGGTGCGGATTTCGGCGTAATCGAACACGCGGCCGACATCGTCAGCCGCGACGATCAGGAGTTGGAGGATTTCATTCAGCGTCACGGGACACCTCCCACAGGCGCAGGCAGCGCACGCCGACGACGCGCTGCTCTTCAGGCTTGTGCGTGATATCAGACGAATTGGGGGCGGTGACGTTGAAGGTCATCGTCTTCTGCCGTCCCTTGCCGTCGTGAAGGAACTTGAGCGAGAACGTCGCCTGCGTCACCCGCGTCCCTTCGGCGGGGATGTTCCTGATGTGACGTTCGATCTTCCGGTAGATGTCGTTCGGCGCCGCCTTGGCGTCCGCCTTGACTTCGATCCAGCCGCCGCTGCCGCGAGGCGAGAAGCGCAGTCGTGTGATCCGAGCCTCTTCGACGAGATCAGCGGGGTCCGTCGGAAGCGCGAAGTTCGGATTGAGCAGGTGATCGAGGTGGTACGTCGGGCGGATGGGCTCGGCCGGATCGACCTCCTCATTGAGAACGGCGCGGCAGAACGCGACCTGGAGCGGTCCCCACACGCGCTGGCCGCCCTGCGCGAACAGTTCCATCGAACCTTCATCGCGGTTGTAGACCATCACGACTTCGAACGCGAACCGGTCGGACCGGACCGTGGGCTCGTCACTGTCCTCGTCGAACACCAGGTGCCGGTCCGGGTAGTCGTCGAGGTACGCGAAGAAGTAGTCGGCGTTGCCCGCTCGCACGTAGTGCTCGACTTTGCACTGTCGGCCGCGAAGTTGGAGCGGACCGTAGAATGCGGTGAGCGCCGCGGCCAGCGCCTCTCGCACCGCGTCGTCAACCTTGAGTTCGATCTGCGGCAGCCCGTTGCGCTTGATCCAGTACCGGCCGGTGGAGAGAGCATCGGCCCGGGCGAAGACCGCCGCCCGTTCGAACGCCTCGGGCATGTTGAGGAAGACCCACATGGCCTTGTCGTGCCGGCTCACCTGCGCGCGGTACTCCTCGACGCGCTCGGGCCGCCAGAGAATCTCCTCGGCGAGAACCGCCAGGCCGCGGTGGTCGGCGAGTTCATTGATGTCGCGCATGATGAGTTTGATCTCCTGCTGGTTGGCGTGCGGCAGCGCGAGCCACGCCTGGAAAACAGGCTCGATCTTGTGCTCCGTGAGTTCACCCCACGGCACGTTGATGAGTTCGCCTCGTCGGGTGAAGAACTCGCGGAGCAGGGGGTTGGCGATGTGCTTGAGCACCTTGCGGGGGTCGAATGACTTGGCCATGACGAGAGGTCCTTTCTGTCCCGTGGACAGTAAACGAAACGGGCAAATAGAAAAGGGCGCGTGCCCTCATCCGAAGAGCCCGGGTTGGTACTCCTTAACAAGCAGTTCCAGTGCTTCGAGTCGGATTCGCATCGCCTGCGCCGATGCGGCGAAATCGTCGGCGAGCGGGCGGCAGAACCGTTCGAATGCGATCTGTTGCTCGAGTTCTGACGAGGTGGAAGCGTTCAGACCCAGGTCCGCCAGCGAAACCGGGTCGTCGTTTCCTCTCCATTGACGCCACGCGATTCGCAGCAGGTCACGCGGCATGAGCAGGCAGCCGGCGAAGTGGTTGGCCTGCCACTCCTCCGGCGCCGTGTCGCCGTCGCGGCAAACAAACGCCGGTTCGCCGTTCGCGTTGAAAAACATCGCCTGGGCCGGATCGCGGCGGAGGTGCTCGCGATGCAACCGCCAGTGGCCCACTTCGTGCGCGATCGTGAAGTTGTAGCGACCGAGCATTTCAGGATGCAGGACGGGATCGAGCGACGAATCCACGCGAATCGCTCCATCGCCGAACCAGATGGCGCCGAGCACGTCGTGGCCGCCGAATCGCTTGCGCAGATCTTCGACCTGAAACGGCAGTCGGAGGTGGCACTCCACGAGATCTTCGAGCGGGATCGGGACAGATACCTTGTGCCCCTTCTCGCTCCATTCGCGGAGCAGAAGTTCGGCCTCGCTCTCGATCTGACGTTCGTGCAGGTACGGGACTCTGAACTGGTTCGTGGAGACTCGACTCACGGTGCATCGTCCTCCTGGCTCTGGCGCTTCGCGTCCTCGATGAGGCGCTTGAGTTTCTCGGCCGACAAACCCCTCGCGGCCCGGAGCAGGGCCGGCATCAGGTCGGGTCGATCGAGAATGATCTCCTTTGACTCTTCGGACACTCGCCCGGCGAGCGCGATCCACTGTTCGGGGTCGGCACCGAGCAGTTCAGCCATCTTCTTCACCCGATCCGCCGCTGGTGGATAGTCGGCATTCCCCGTCTCCACGAGCGAGAGGTAGGTTGGGCTGACGCCGATCATCTCCGCGAACCGGCGCAGGGAGTATCCCTTCTCGAGCCGCTTCTCGCGTAGCATGGTGCCGAAGTGGGATGGGGAAGAGGTCATCCGGGTGAGGTGCTTGACCTGGGCGGGGCGATGCGTTTAGTATATCCTGGACATAACCGGCGGGTCAATTGGCTGTCCAACGTCCGCCAGAGAAGCCTCGCGGCTGAGCAGTCATGAAGGTTGCGCCTGGTCGCGATGAATCGGCGTGACTGAACGAATTGCCTAAGAGCGTAGGAGCGGCCTTCGATGAGCCCGACCGATCCCTCCGCAACCTTCAACCTGATCGAGGCGCGTTGGATTCCCGTCCTTCGGACCAACGGCCAGTTCGAGCGGGTGGGTATTCGCATGGCACTGATGGAGGCGGGATCGATTCGCCAGATTGCGGCGAGCAACCCGATGGACAACGTGTCGCTGCTGCGGTTCCTGCTTGCGGTGCTGCTGTGGTGCCGGCCGGGGCTCGATGAGGCGGAGCGGCGCGGGCTGGACGGGGCGACGAGAATCCCCGAGGGCTGGCTGAAAAAACTCGTGGGGCAGCAGCCGGAGCCGGCATTCAATCTGCTCGGCGACGGAGTTCGGTTTTACCAGGATTCATCGCTGAAGGGCAAGGAACCTCGGCCGATCGCAGATCTACTCGGGGAGTTTCCGGGCGCGGACTCTGTCAACCACATGCGTCATGTCGTGCATGACGGTTCCTACGGCTTCTGTCCAGCGTGTTGTGCGCTCGGGATTCTGCGACTGTCCGTATGGGCGCCCGCGAATCGCTTCTACCCGGCCTCGGTCAACCCAAGTTCTGCCGCATATGCGGTCGTAGAGGGAAAGGACCTTCTTACGACCATGATCGTTAACCTACCGCATGACGCGACTCATTCCGGTGAGGCGCCGTGGCTAACGGACCAACCCCCAGATCCCCAGGGCGCTATAGCCTGCTTGGCGTGGCGACCTCGCAGGCTGTGGCTGAATGTCGCGGACGGGCGAGGAGCATGCGCCAACTGTGGCCAACCCGGAGTGCTGGTCGAGAGTCTGTGCAACGACGGGGGCTGGCCTACGCCGAAGACGGAGGGCCGGTTGAAGAAGTTCTGGGAACTCGATCCTCACCTTCTGATTGACGGCGAACCGGCATCGCTGCCGGGCTTAGGGGCGAGCGCTGCGGTTCACGCTTCGCGATTCTGGCGCGATGCCGTCCGATTGAGCGCTGGCCTGAAGGGCCGAGTCGTAGCGGTCGGTCCCGTCGTCAACAAGTTCGTCTTTCAGGACGCTGCCCGTGTCGTTTTCCCACGCCTGCGGGCACAGTCGCGCGTTGAATTCAGTCAGAAAGTCAACGAGAAACTGAGGGGAGTGCTCCGGAAGGCAACACCGAACGCCGACCGCCAACATCCGCAGATGCACGCCGCTGTGACCATGCTGACTCCAGATGCCGAAGCGCGGGTCTTTGCAGTGCTGCAGGCGCCCGACCCCGGCGCGGACGAAGGATTACTGTTGTTGCACAATGTGTATGGTCCTCTTGTCGAGCGAGTAGTGTCCTCGACTGCTCGCGGTTCGCCGCTTCGGCGGCGTGAAGCCGTCAGTCGGGCACTGGCCGCTCTTGACCGAGTGCTGCGTACTGCCGCCGCGCGCCCGGCGGGGCAGAAAAAGTCCGCACCCAACGCGGCCAAGCCGAATCGCTCGCGAAGGAAGAAGGGGGCTGCGTCGTGAGTCAGGCGACCGCCTTCATCCAGCGTCTCGAAGGGCTCAAGGCGGGTGAGCGGTCGCGCCTGCGCTCGCTGGCCGGGATGCCGCTCGACGCGCGGCTTGACGGCTTTGACCTGTTCACGGGCCTGTGGTGGCCGCTGCGCGCGACAAACAAGGCCGCTCCCCGCCGCGAGACGAGCTGGTTGGTCGCCAAACTCCACGGCGCGTTCGGCTCAGCCGTGCCGCACTTCGTGCCGACAGGCGAGAGGCAAGGGCGGGCGCTCCCTGCGATCCTCGGCGTCTGCGAGCCGTACGACCCGCCAGACTGCAAGGCGCACGAGCGATTCCGGACGCGCTTCGATGCCCTGCTCTGCTCGCCTCTGCCCGCGATCGAGCCTCATCTTCGTTGGGCCTTGGATGTGGTCGCCAAGGCGTGCGACGGGCGCGTGCCATACGCGAATGGCGTCAAGGGCATCGATTGGGCGAGGTTGCTCGACGACCTTTCCATCTGGGACCGCGGCGAGGCGCACGCACGGCGGCGCGACGTGCGGGATGAATGGGCCGAGGCGTACCTAGACCGGGTCCGGAACGTTGGCTGATCGACCCCAAGGAGGATGACATGCTGATCGAAATCCACATGATCCAGAACCACAGCCCCGCGAACCTCAACCGCGACGACCTCGGCGCGCCCAAGACCTGCCTCTTCGGCGGCGTCACGCGGGCGCGCATCTCCAGCCAGTGCCTCAAGCGCAGCATTCGGCGGAGCGATCAGTTCGCCGCGGCGCTGGAGCGCGATGGCGGCGTGCGGACGCGCCGATTGATCGAGCAGATCGCCCAAGCCGCGGCAGGGAATGGCAATCAGCCCGCCGATAAGCACCTCAAGGCCATCCGCAAGGTCTTCGATGATGGCGGCGTCCCCTTGGACAAGGGCGACGGGTACAGATTTGACATTCTCTTCTTCCTGCCTCAATCCGCCATCAACGAGATGGGCCTTGCCGTGAGGGCCGGAAACGGTGATCTGGGCGAGCAGTTCGCCGGGATCATTGCCAAGTTTGTCAAAACGCCGGACATCGCCCTCTGCGGCCGCATGACGGAGTTTGATGCCAAGGGTCCGTTCGCTGATCTGAAGGGCAGGTTTGCCGTCGAGGCCGCGCTCTCCTCGGCGCATGCCATCTCCACACACGAGGTCGTGAACGAGGTCGATTACTTCACGGCGGCCGACGACATCCCGGGTTCTGACGCCGGCGCTGCGCACGTCAACGAATCCGTGTTCAACTCCGCCTGCTTCTACAAGCATTTCTGCATCGACTGGGACCAGCTGCTCACGAACCTCGGCGGAGACGCTGACCTCGCCACGCTGACGGTCAGGTGCTTCCTCGAAGCCGCAGCCTCGGCCGTGCCGTCGGGCAAGCAGCACGCCTACGCGGCTTTCAACCACCCCGACGGCATCCTCGTCGAGGTGAAGGCCGATTCACGCACGCGCGTCAGTTATGCGAATGCCTTCGCGAGGCCCGTCG
Coding sequences within it:
- a CDS encoding DEAD/DEAH box helicase family protein — protein: MMELRPYQREAVEAVYHHLRIRDDNPCIVIPTAGGKTPVMATICRDAVSLWNGRVLILAHVKELLEQALDKLRSIAPDLPVGLYSASLKRRELDCAVTIAGIQSIYQRACNLGPVNLIIVDEAHMIPAEGDGMYRTFIADAKAVNPEVRVVGLTATPFRLKTGMICGPDNILNHICYEVGVRELIVQGYLCPLRTKAGVARADMSGLH
- a CDS encoding type I-E CRISPR-associated protein Cse1/CasA yields the protein MSPTDPSATFNLIEARWIPVLRTNGQFERVGIRMALMEAGSIRQIAASNPMDNVSLLRFLLAVLLWCRPGLDEAERRGLDGATRIPEGWLKKLVGQQPEPAFNLLGDGVRFYQDSSLKGKEPRPIADLLGEFPGADSVNHMRHVVHDGSYGFCPACCALGILRLSVWAPANRFYPASVNPSSAAYAVVEGKDLLTTMIVNLPHDATHSGEAPWLTDQPPDPQGAIACLAWRPRRLWLNVADGRGACANCGQPGVLVESLCNDGGWPTPKTEGRLKKFWELDPHLLIDGEPASLPGLGASAAVHASRFWRDAVRLSAGLKGRVVAVGPVVNKFVFQDAARVVFPRLRAQSRVEFSQKVNEKLRGVLRKATPNADRQHPQMHAAVTMLTPDAEARVFAVLQAPDPGADEGLLLLHNVYGPLVERVVSSTARGSPLRRREAVSRALAALDRVLRTAAARPAGQKKSAPNAAKPNRSRRKKGAAS
- a CDS encoding helix-turn-helix transcriptional regulator — protein: MTSSPSHFGTMLREKRLEKGYSLRRFAEMIGVSPTYLSLVETGNADYPPAADRVKKMAELLGADPEQWIALAGRVSEESKEIILDRPDLMPALLRAARGLSAEKLKRLIEDAKRQSQEDDAP
- a CDS encoding ImmA/IrrE family metallo-endopeptidase, which gives rise to MSRVSTNQFRVPYLHERQIESEAELLLREWSEKGHKVSVPIPLEDLVECHLRLPFQVEDLRKRFGGHDVLGAIWFGDGAIRVDSSLDPVLHPEMLGRYNFTIAHEVGHWRLHREHLRRDPAQAMFFNANGEPAFVCRDGDTAPEEWQANHFAGCLLMPRDLLRIAWRQWRGNDDPVSLADLGLNASTSSELEQQIAFERFCRPLADDFAASAQAMRIRLEALELLVKEYQPGLFG
- the cas7e gene encoding type I-E CRISPR-associated protein Cas7/Cse4/CasC, producing the protein MLIEIHMIQNHSPANLNRDDLGAPKTCLFGGVTRARISSQCLKRSIRRSDQFAAALERDGGVRTRRLIEQIAQAAAGNGNQPADKHLKAIRKVFDDGGVPLDKGDGYRFDILFFLPQSAINEMGLAVRAGNGDLGEQFAGIIAKFVKTPDIALCGRMTEFDAKGPFADLKGRFAVEAALSSAHAISTHEVVNEVDYFTAADDIPGSDAGAAHVNESVFNSACFYKHFCIDWDQLLTNLGGDADLATLTVRCFLEAAASAVPSGKQHAYAAFNHPDGILVEVKADSRTRVSYANAFARPVVASAQQGLIEGSIARLGQHVHEMVEGYGIEADRFWFSPGRRHALMWVDRNEQREAHKEQPVVGGQQFVGRLDDLVQGVMGVVSRATAGAAS
- a CDS encoding ATP-binding protein, whose product is MTSIQSIQKGRAVLPRRTGLFGVHGVGKSTFAAMAEKPIFIQTEEGVNDLGVDRFPLAKEYRAVLNSLAVLYSEPHEYLTIVIDSLDWLERLIFAEVCAQRGVESIEDIGYAKGYVFALTQWREVLAGLDALRAHRGMSVILIAHAAIEKFNNPETDSYDRYVPRLQKQASALIQEWCDEVFFATYRVLTKTTSEGFDRKRTQGIGTGERIIRTTERPAHVAKNRLNLPDEIPLDYRIYAAFVRGENPLISAESPTSSEPKGN
- a CDS encoding type I-E CRISPR-associated protein Cse2/CasB — its product is MSQATAFIQRLEGLKAGERSRLRSLAGMPLDARLDGFDLFTGLWWPLRATNKAAPRRETSWLVAKLHGAFGSAVPHFVPTGERQGRALPAILGVCEPYDPPDCKAHERFRTRFDALLCSPLPAIEPHLRWALDVVAKACDGRVPYANGVKGIDWARLLDDLSIWDRGEAHARRRDVRDEWAEAYLDRVRNVG
- a CDS encoding DUF669 domain-containing protein, whose amino-acid sequence is MANLNGFDANEVDPNPGFDPIPAGKYLAIITASEMKPTRNGKGEYLQFELDILDGPHKGRKVWDRLVIKHSNQQTVEIAKGTLSAVCHAVGVMAPKDSAELHNLPLMVTVGLKKRDDTGELTNVVKSYSKRDSGPGAAGAPVVNGPGSTPPWARK